The nucleotide window AGGTCGGTCCTGCCCACGGCGATCATGAAGATCAGGTCGCCCACGAACACGCAGCCCGCGGCCGGGAAGAAATAGGACAGCGATCCCGGCGTGTGGCCGGGGGTGTCCAGGACGAGCATGGGCTGGCCCAGCTCCCGGCGCCTGCCCGGCCCGATGCGCTCGTAGCCGAAGTCGATGTACGGGACCAGCTCGCGGATGCCCTTGGCCTCCAGGGAGATGTCCTTGAGGAACTCGTCCTCGCCGCTGGCGTACACCGACACGTCGAAGCGGTTAAGGAGTTCCTTGACCCCGCCGATATGATCCACATGGAAATGGGTGAGATACACGCCCGTGAGGTTCAACCCCAGCTCGTCGATGCGGTCGAGGAGACGGTCCGGCTCGATGCCCGCGTCCACGACCACTGCGTCCCCGTCCGCACTCAGCAGGTAGCAGTTGGTCTCGTCCGGGCCGAGGATGAAGGTTTCGATGATCAGCTTGCTCATGAACGCGTTGCCGGGTAATGATGTTTCAAGAATTCTAAGGTGATACTCGTTAAGGATATAAATGCTGTACTTTCTGGGCAACTGTCAAATGGATTTCCTGTCCCGGTCCGTGGCCGACCTGGGGCTGCCCGCCGTCCACCGCGTGCCGGCCTCGCCCCTGACCTACGCCAGTTCCCCGGGCGCGGTGCCGGACGAGCTGGCCGGGCTGTTCCGCGACATGGGGCTCGACGACTACGTCCATGGCCGGACCCTGGACAACCAGTTCCGCATGATCACCCCGGAGGACGCGCCGCCCTCGCTCATCGTCCTGAACCTGTTCCACGAGAACACCCCGCTGATCATCCACAACCGGGACCAGTACATCTTCTTCATGGACCCCGCAGCATGGGCCGACAAGCCTGAGCTGGAAGCGTGGGCGCAACGGGAATGCGGCCTGATCCGGCCCAACCCGGCCACCTATCTGAAGCGATACGGCGAATTCCTGGCGGCGGTCCGGGCCCACTTCCCCGGCGTGCCGATCATCGTGGTCTCGCGCCTGTCCCACTTCCCGGCCTTCGGGCCGCAGCCCCACTCCTACCTGGAGGGCTGGGACCAGCTCTGCCGCGAGGCCCCGGCCCACTTCCGGGGCTGGCAGCGGGCGCTGGACAATCTCCACCTCATCGACATGGACCGGGTGTTCGGGGGAATATGGGCGGAATCCGGGACCTCCATCGAGGCCCACTGCCCCTTCTTCAAGATTCAGCTGGAAGAGACGGACGACGCGGTCACGGCACTTTCCGCCAGCCGCGACGTGGAGCACATCGGTTCCATGTGGCCGAGGCTGGCCGCCAAGATCGCGGGCTTTCTCAAGACCGGGAAGATTTCCTACGGCAGGAACGAAACCGTACCCCGGGAGTGGAACCGGGCCTGGCGTCCCCGCCCCATGGACCAGGAGACCATGTTGCACAAGCTCGCCTCGGGCGGCAACTACCTCTGCGCCGAGGCCGTGGGCGCGTTCTACCTCGACCTGCAGACCGACTACACCGAGCTCCTGGCCCGCACCGGCCACCTGACCCCGGTCTGCCACAACACCCTGCACATGATCCGGAACTACGGTCGCATCTTCCGCAACCCGGCCATGGCCCTGTGGGCCGACGCCCACGAAAAAACCGCCCGGCAGTTCACGGCCAACGGGCCGCTGTACCAGGCGGATTATCTCAAGCGGATCGACGAAATCCGCGCCTTCGCGTTGTCCTGACCGACGTCTTATCGCCTGGTCAGCCCGTACTTCTTCAGCTTGTACTGAAGGGTCCGGCGGCTGATGCCCAGCGCGTCCGCCGTGCGTTCGCGGTGGTTGCCGTTCTCCTCCAGGGCCTGGATGATGGCCAGCTTCTCGGCCTCCTCAAGGTTGGCCGGGGCGGAGGGCTGCTGGAACACGGGATCGACGTCGATGGAAATCCCCGCCTCGCGCGCGCCGGTGATCTGGGGCGGCAGCAGGTCCGTGCCCAAAGCGTCGGCCCGGGACAGGATCAGGGCGCGTTCCAGCACGTTTTCCAGCTCGCGCACGTTGCCGGGCCAGTCGTAGCCGGACAGGGCGTCCAGGAAGGCGGGCGTCACCGTGCGGATGATCTTGTTGTTCTTGTTGCCCAGCCGCCGCAACAGGAAGCTGACCAGCAGCGGCAGGTCCTCCTTGCGCTCGTTGAGCGGCGGGATGCGGATTTCCAGGACCGCCAGCCGGTAGTACAGGTCCTCGCGGAACCTTCCGGCAGCCACTTCCTTCTTCAGATTGCGGTTGGTGGCCGCGATGATGCGCGTGTCCACGGAGATCGTCCTGACCGAGCCCAGGGGCTCGATGGTCTTTTCCTGCAGGGCGCGCAGCAGCTTGGCCTGCAGGGGCGCGGGCATCTCGCCGATCTCGTCCAGGAAGAGCGTGCCGCCGTCGGCCAACTGGAACCGTCCCGGCTTGTCCTTGACCGCGCCGGTGAACGCGCCCTTCTCGTAGCCGAACAGTTCGGATTCCAGAAGATCGTCGGGCAGGGCCGCGCAGTTGACCTTGATCAGCGGCCGGTCGGCCCGGTTGGACGCCCGGTGCAGCCCTTCGGCGACCAACTCCTTGCCCGTGCCCGAAGGCCCGAGAATGAGCACGGTGGCCTCGGTGGGCCCGGCCTGGCCGATGAGGTCGCGCACCAGCTCGATTCCGGGGCTGGCCCCGATGAAATCCGCCTCGCCGGACACCGCCTCCCTGAGGCGCGCGTTTTCCTCCAGCAACCGGTGATACTCGAAGGCCTTGCCGAGCACGGCGATGACCTCGTCGTTGTCCGCAGGCTTGGTCAGATAGTCGAAGGCGCCCCGCTTCATGGCGTCCACGGCGGACCCCACGGACCCGAAGGCGGTCAGCAGGATCACGGGCATGCTCGGGCGGCGCACCTGCAGCTCCTTGAGCAACTGCATGCCGTCCATGCCGGGCATTTTCATGTCCACCATGGCCACGTCCGGGTAGGTGCCCGACTCGGCCTCCTCGGCCAGCACGGTCAGGGCGCGCTCGCCGGAATCGGCTTCGAGCACGGTCCAGCCGTCATCTTCCAGCACGGCCCGGACCATCATCCTGTGGCCGGGCTCGTCGTCGACTATCAATGCGATGCGTTCTTCGTTCATGGTTGCCTCCGGCGGCCGGGGGAAGGGAGGGGAACACCCTTTGAAAAGGGTTTTTCCCCTCCCTTCCCCCGGACCCCCATCCCTCCCT belongs to Pseudodesulfovibrio portus and includes:
- a CDS encoding MBL fold metallo-hydrolase, whose amino-acid sequence is MSKLIIETFILGPDETNCYLLSADGDAVVVDAGIEPDRLLDRIDELGLNLTGVYLTHFHVDHIGGVKELLNRFDVSVYASGEDEFLKDISLEAKGIRELVPYIDFGYERIGPGRRRELGQPMLVLDTPGHTPGSLSYFFPAAGCVFVGDLIFMIAVGRTDLPQGSGPELLASIRSRILSLPDATRIYSGHGPMTTVAHEKQYNPHFLK
- a CDS encoding SGNH/GDSL hydrolase family protein, with translation MLYFLGNCQMDFLSRSVADLGLPAVHRVPASPLTYASSPGAVPDELAGLFRDMGLDDYVHGRTLDNQFRMITPEDAPPSLIVLNLFHENTPLIIHNRDQYIFFMDPAAWADKPELEAWAQRECGLIRPNPATYLKRYGEFLAAVRAHFPGVPIIVVSRLSHFPAFGPQPHSYLEGWDQLCREAPAHFRGWQRALDNLHLIDMDRVFGGIWAESGTSIEAHCPFFKIQLEETDDAVTALSASRDVEHIGSMWPRLAAKIAGFLKTGKISYGRNETVPREWNRAWRPRPMDQETMLHKLASGGNYLCAEAVGAFYLDLQTDYTELLARTGHLTPVCHNTLHMIRNYGRIFRNPAMALWADAHEKTARQFTANGPLYQADYLKRIDEIRAFALS
- a CDS encoding sigma-54-dependent transcriptional regulator; translation: MNEERIALIVDDEPGHRMMVRAVLEDDGWTVLEADSGERALTVLAEEAESGTYPDVAMVDMKMPGMDGMQLLKELQVRRPSMPVILLTAFGSVGSAVDAMKRGAFDYLTKPADNDEVIAVLGKAFEYHRLLEENARLREAVSGEADFIGASPGIELVRDLIGQAGPTEATVLILGPSGTGKELVAEGLHRASNRADRPLIKVNCAALPDDLLESELFGYEKGAFTGAVKDKPGRFQLADGGTLFLDEIGEMPAPLQAKLLRALQEKTIEPLGSVRTISVDTRIIAATNRNLKKEVAAGRFREDLYYRLAVLEIRIPPLNERKEDLPLLVSFLLRRLGNKNNKIIRTVTPAFLDALSGYDWPGNVRELENVLERALILSRADALGTDLLPPQITGAREAGISIDVDPVFQQPSAPANLEEAEKLAIIQALEENGNHRERTADALGISRRTLQYKLKKYGLTRR